In Humulus lupulus chromosome 6, drHumLupu1.1, whole genome shotgun sequence, a single genomic region encodes these proteins:
- the LOC133782133 gene encoding serine/threonine-protein kinase SRK2A isoform X1: MEKYELVKDIGSGNFGVARLMRNKETKELVAMKYIERGHKIDENVAREIINHRSLRHPNIIRFKEVVLTPTHLAIVMEYAAGGELFERICTAGRFSEDEARYFFQQLISGVNYCHSMQICHRDLKLENTLLDGSPAPRLKICDFGYSKSSLLHSRPKSTVGTPAYIAPEVLSRREYDGKLADVWSCGVTLYVMLVGAYPFEDQEDPKNFRKTINRIMAVQYKIPEYVHISQDCRHLISRIFVANPAKRITIKEIKNHPWFLKNLPRELTEAAQAMYYRRENPSFSIQTVEDIMKIVDEAKSPPPSSRSVGGFGWVGEEDGDAKEEAEAEEEEEEDEYEKRVKEAHASGEVNIS, encoded by the exons ATGGAGAAATATGAGCTTGTGAAGGACATAGGATCTGGGAATTTCGGGGTGGCTAGGCTTATGAGAAACAAGGAGACCAAAGAGCTCGTTGCCATGAAATACATCGAGCGCGGCCACAag ATTGATGAAAATGTGGCAAGAGAAATCATAAACCATAGATCTCTTAGACATCCAAACATAATCCGGTTTAAGGAG GTTGTCTTGACTCCTACTCATCTCGCTATTGTCATGGAGTATGCTGCAGGTGGAGAGCTCTTTGAGCGTATCTGCACCGCGGGAAGATTCAGTGAAGATGAG GCCAGATATTTTTTCCAGCAGCTTATCTCAGGAGTTAATTATTGTCATTCTATG CAAATATGCCATCGAGATCTGAAGTTAGAAAATACTTTGCTGGATGGAAGCCCTGCTCCTCGCCTGAAAATTTGTGACTTTGGTTATTCTAAG TCGTCCCTACTCCATTCAAGACCCAAATCAACTGTGGGAACTCCAGCATATATTGCACCAGAGGTTCTTTCTCGAAGAGAGTATGATGGCAAG TTGGCAGATGTATGGTCATGCGGGGTGACTCTTTATGTTATGCTGGTAGGAGCATACCCCTTCGAAGATCAAGAGGACCCAAAGAATTTCAGGAAAACCATTAAT CGAATAATGGCTGTTCAATACAAGATTCCAGAATATGTTCACATATCTCAGGATTGCAGGCATCTCATTTCTCGCATTTTTGTTGCAAATCCTGCCAAG AGGATCACCATTAAAGAAATCAAGAACCACCCATGGTTTTTAAAGAACTTGCCCAGGGAACTGACGGAAGCAGCTCAAGCCATGTACTACAGGAGAGAAAACCCAAGCTTTTCCATCCAAACTGTTGAAGACATTATGAAGATAGTGGATGAAGCAAAATCTCCTCCACCTTCTTCCCGGTCAGTTGGAGGTTTTGGTTGGGTAGGAGAAGAAGATGGTGATGCAAAGGAAGAAGCAGAggctgaggaggaggaagaggaggacgAGTATGAGAAGAGAGTGAAAGAGGCTCATGCAAGTGGTGAAGTGAATATCAGTTGA
- the LOC133782133 gene encoding serine/threonine-protein kinase SRK2A isoform X2 produces the protein MLLFVDSDTTHVMLDHYRKYRKFILMFRKFYHLLWYIQARYFFQQLISGVNYCHSMQICHRDLKLENTLLDGSPAPRLKICDFGYSKSSLLHSRPKSTVGTPAYIAPEVLSRREYDGKLADVWSCGVTLYVMLVGAYPFEDQEDPKNFRKTINRIMAVQYKIPEYVHISQDCRHLISRIFVANPAKRITIKEIKNHPWFLKNLPRELTEAAQAMYYRRENPSFSIQTVEDIMKIVDEAKSPPPSSRSVGGFGWVGEEDGDAKEEAEAEEEEEEDEYEKRVKEAHASGEVNIS, from the exons ATGTTGCTCTTTGTTGACAGTGACACTACTCATGTCATGCTAGATCATTATAGAAAAT ACAGGAAATTTATTTTGATGTTCAGAAAATTTTACCATCTTCTTTGGTATATTCAGGCCAGATATTTTTTCCAGCAGCTTATCTCAGGAGTTAATTATTGTCATTCTATG CAAATATGCCATCGAGATCTGAAGTTAGAAAATACTTTGCTGGATGGAAGCCCTGCTCCTCGCCTGAAAATTTGTGACTTTGGTTATTCTAAG TCGTCCCTACTCCATTCAAGACCCAAATCAACTGTGGGAACTCCAGCATATATTGCACCAGAGGTTCTTTCTCGAAGAGAGTATGATGGCAAG TTGGCAGATGTATGGTCATGCGGGGTGACTCTTTATGTTATGCTGGTAGGAGCATACCCCTTCGAAGATCAAGAGGACCCAAAGAATTTCAGGAAAACCATTAAT CGAATAATGGCTGTTCAATACAAGATTCCAGAATATGTTCACATATCTCAGGATTGCAGGCATCTCATTTCTCGCATTTTTGTTGCAAATCCTGCCAAG AGGATCACCATTAAAGAAATCAAGAACCACCCATGGTTTTTAAAGAACTTGCCCAGGGAACTGACGGAAGCAGCTCAAGCCATGTACTACAGGAGAGAAAACCCAAGCTTTTCCATCCAAACTGTTGAAGACATTATGAAGATAGTGGATGAAGCAAAATCTCCTCCACCTTCTTCCCGGTCAGTTGGAGGTTTTGGTTGGGTAGGAGAAGAAGATGGTGATGCAAAGGAAGAAGCAGAggctgaggaggaggaagaggaggacgAGTATGAGAAGAGAGTGAAAGAGGCTCATGCAAGTGGTGAAGTGAATATCAGTTGA